Genomic segment of Deltaproteobacteria bacterium:
CGCTCCATGGCCCTGCGCACCGAGTGGAGCAGCTCCGGCTCCCTGAGCGGTTTTCTTATGAAGTCGTAGGCCCCGGCCCTTATGGCCTCCACGGCCTTGTCCACCGTGGCGTAGGCGGTGATCACCATGACGGCGGTCGCCGGGCGGAGGGCGTTTATGCGGGGTATGAGCTCCAGGCCGCTCTGGCCCGGCATCACCACGTCCACGAGCACGGCGTCCACCTTCTCGTCGCCGACCACGGCCAGACCCTCCTCGGCGCCGGCGGCCGTGAAGACCCTGTAGCCGGCGTCGACGAGCATGTCGCGGGCCATCTCGCGGACGAGCCTGTCGTCGTCTATTACGAGGACCGTCTCCACCCCTGTCAGCCCTCCTCCTTGAGGATGTCGTCCAGTGTCTTGCCCTCGAACTCTTCCTCGTTGACGACGATGGAGCCGTCGTCCGTGCGCACCACGTTTGTTATGCCCGGGTGGCTCTCCTCGAGCTTCCTTATGATGTGCGCCTGCTTTTTCACCGTCCTGGTGAGGCGGCGGTTGGCGCGCATCAGGTCCAGGTAGTCGAGCGAGCGCTTCACCGTCTGGAGCAGTTCCTCGTTGTTCCAGGGCTTGGTGATGAACTTGTAGACCTCGCCCTTGTTTATGGCGTCCACGGCGGCGTCGAGGTCGGCGTATCCGGTCAGGATGATGCGTATCGTGTCGGGCGAGATCTCCCTGGCCCG
This window contains:
- a CDS encoding response regulator — encoded protein: MKHTLLIVDDEASILSSLVRLFRREDFRVLTATSGRNALKLLEENDVSLIISDYRMPETDGVELLSRAREISPDTIRIILTGYADLDAAVDAINKGEVYKFITKPWNNEELLQTVKRSLDYLDLMRANRRLTRTVKKQAHIIRKLEESHPGITNVVRTDDGSIVVNEEEFEGKTLDDILKEEG